One region of Triticum aestivum cultivar Chinese Spring chromosome 6B, IWGSC CS RefSeq v2.1, whole genome shotgun sequence genomic DNA includes:
- the LOC123138286 gene encoding E2F transcription factor-like E2FE isoform X1, with protein sequence MAAPPSWTAVDTTTATAVAPAPLPRLPNPLPLFAERGGGARLRHHAYSRKQKSLGLLCSNFVALYDRDGVESIGLDDASRRLGVERRRIYDIVNVLESVGILARKAKNRYSWIGFGGVPMALRELKERALREKSGLAPPPAEELSAANMSDDEDDDKLGVPEAETEGEKLSQTVDNPSDMPDAPPCRLRSDHRKEKSLGLLTQNFVKLFLTMEQVSTISLDEAAKFLLGEDHEESNMRTKVRRLYDIANVLSSLKLIEKTQVDTRKPAFRWLGMAGKPKAENGVTIVASPASKTLSNKRVFGTELTNIGINRSKLEPTIQKKAKLAQGGADILKNHNVAAQKQPGQVNKSGFVYGPFHPSCARKQEPDECNNVGQKAIAHDWESLADSFRPQYQNPALGDLFAHYVDAWKSWYSEFSQGSSIMQQHLGSSVNNKRFL encoded by the exons ATGGCCGCGCCCCCCTCTTGGACAGCCGTGGatacgacgacggcgacggcggtggcgccgGCGCCCCTCCCGCGGCTTCCGAACCCGCTGCCGCTGTTCGCCGAGCGCGGCGGGGGCGCGAGGCTGCGCCACCACGCCTACAGCCGCAAGCAGAAGTCGCTCGGCCTGCTCTGCTCCAA CTTCGTGGCCCTGTACGACCGGGACGGTGTGGAGTCCATCGGGCTGGACGACGCGTCCAGGCGCCTCGGCGTCGAGAGGCGCCGGATCTACGACATCGTCAACGTGCTCGAGAGCGTCGGG ATCCTTGCGAGGAAGGCCAAGAACCGCTACTCCTGGATAGGCTTCGGAGGGGTCCCGATGGCGCTGCGAGAGCTCAAG GAGAGGGCATTGAGAGAGAAGTCTGGCTTGGCTCCTCCACCGGCAGAGGAGCTATCTGCTGCCAAT ATGTCCGATGACGAAGACGATGATAAGCTGGGTGTTCCGGAGGCCGAAACGGAGGGCGAGAAGCTGAGCCAAACAGTTGACAATCCTTCTGACATGCCTGATGCACCTCCCTGCCGGCTTAGATCTG ATCATAGGAAGGAGAAGTCTCTTGGGTTGCTCACTCAAAATTTTGTGAAGCTGTTCCTCACCATGGAG CAGGTTAGCACGATCTCACTTGATGAAGCTGCAAAGTTCCTCCTTGGGGAAGACCATGAGGAGTCCAACATGAGAA CTAAAGTCCGGAGATTATATGACATTGCTAATGTGTTATCTTCACTGAAGCTCATTGAGAAG ACACAAGTGGACACAAGGAAGCCTGCATTCCGGTGGTTGGGCATGGCGGGGAAACCAAAAGCAGAGAATGGTGTCACAATTGTTGCATCCCCAGCAAGCAAGACTCTGTCAAACAAGAGAGTCTTTGGAACTGAACTCACTAACATTGGTATAAATAGAAGCAAGCTGGAACCAACAATCCAGAAGAAAGCGAAGCTGGCACAGGGCGGTGCTGATATCTTGAAGAACCACAACGTGGCTGCGCAGAAGCAGCCCGGGCAGGTTAACAAGAGTGGTTTTGTTTATGGGCCTTTCCACCCTTCTTGTGCAAGAAAACAGGAGCCTGATGAATGTAATAATGTTGGACAAAAGGCGATTGCCCATGATTGGGAGAGCCTTGCTGATTCATTTCGACCACAGTACCAGAACCCAG CACTTGGTGACCTTTTTGCTCATTACGTGGATGCGTGGAAGTCGTGGTACTCTGAATTTTCGCAGGGTAGCAGCATCATGCAGCAACACTTGGGCAGTTCTGTTAATAATAAACGATTTTTGTAG
- the LOC123138286 gene encoding E2F transcription factor-like E2FE isoform X2, producing the protein MAAPPSWTAVDTTTATAVAPAPLPRLPNPLPLFAERGGGARLRHHAYSRKQKSLGLLCSNFVALYDRDGVESIGLDDASRRLGVERRRIYDIVNVLESVGILARKAKNRYSWIGFGGVPMALRELKERALREKSGLAPPPAEELSAANMSDDEDDDKLGVPEAETEGEKLSQTVDNPSDMPDAPPCRLRSDHRKEKSLGLLTQNFVKLFLTMEVSTISLDEAAKFLLGEDHEESNMRTKVRRLYDIANVLSSLKLIEKTQVDTRKPAFRWLGMAGKPKAENGVTIVASPASKTLSNKRVFGTELTNIGINRSKLEPTIQKKAKLAQGGADILKNHNVAAQKQPGQVNKSGFVYGPFHPSCARKQEPDECNNVGQKAIAHDWESLADSFRPQYQNPALGDLFAHYVDAWKSWYSEFSQGSSIMQQHLGSSVNNKRFL; encoded by the exons ATGGCCGCGCCCCCCTCTTGGACAGCCGTGGatacgacgacggcgacggcggtggcgccgGCGCCCCTCCCGCGGCTTCCGAACCCGCTGCCGCTGTTCGCCGAGCGCGGCGGGGGCGCGAGGCTGCGCCACCACGCCTACAGCCGCAAGCAGAAGTCGCTCGGCCTGCTCTGCTCCAA CTTCGTGGCCCTGTACGACCGGGACGGTGTGGAGTCCATCGGGCTGGACGACGCGTCCAGGCGCCTCGGCGTCGAGAGGCGCCGGATCTACGACATCGTCAACGTGCTCGAGAGCGTCGGG ATCCTTGCGAGGAAGGCCAAGAACCGCTACTCCTGGATAGGCTTCGGAGGGGTCCCGATGGCGCTGCGAGAGCTCAAG GAGAGGGCATTGAGAGAGAAGTCTGGCTTGGCTCCTCCACCGGCAGAGGAGCTATCTGCTGCCAAT ATGTCCGATGACGAAGACGATGATAAGCTGGGTGTTCCGGAGGCCGAAACGGAGGGCGAGAAGCTGAGCCAAACAGTTGACAATCCTTCTGACATGCCTGATGCACCTCCCTGCCGGCTTAGATCTG ATCATAGGAAGGAGAAGTCTCTTGGGTTGCTCACTCAAAATTTTGTGAAGCTGTTCCTCACCATGGAG GTTAGCACGATCTCACTTGATGAAGCTGCAAAGTTCCTCCTTGGGGAAGACCATGAGGAGTCCAACATGAGAA CTAAAGTCCGGAGATTATATGACATTGCTAATGTGTTATCTTCACTGAAGCTCATTGAGAAG ACACAAGTGGACACAAGGAAGCCTGCATTCCGGTGGTTGGGCATGGCGGGGAAACCAAAAGCAGAGAATGGTGTCACAATTGTTGCATCCCCAGCAAGCAAGACTCTGTCAAACAAGAGAGTCTTTGGAACTGAACTCACTAACATTGGTATAAATAGAAGCAAGCTGGAACCAACAATCCAGAAGAAAGCGAAGCTGGCACAGGGCGGTGCTGATATCTTGAAGAACCACAACGTGGCTGCGCAGAAGCAGCCCGGGCAGGTTAACAAGAGTGGTTTTGTTTATGGGCCTTTCCACCCTTCTTGTGCAAGAAAACAGGAGCCTGATGAATGTAATAATGTTGGACAAAAGGCGATTGCCCATGATTGGGAGAGCCTTGCTGATTCATTTCGACCACAGTACCAGAACCCAG CACTTGGTGACCTTTTTGCTCATTACGTGGATGCGTGGAAGTCGTGGTACTCTGAATTTTCGCAGGGTAGCAGCATCATGCAGCAACACTTGGGCAGTTCTGTTAATAATAAACGATTTTTGTAG
- the LOC100682413 gene encoding pyruvate dehydrogenase E1 component subunit alpha-1, mitochondrial, which translates to MAAAMLLRRLPAARPPLMAATRAISDSTAPLTIETSMPFTAHIVDPPSRDVATTPAELVAFFHDMSLMRRMEIAADSLYKAKLIRGFCHLYDGQEAVCAGMEAAITRKDSIITAYRDHCIFLSRGGDLVTAFAELMGRQVGCSRGKGGSMHFYKKDANFYGGHGIVGAQVPLGCGLAFAQKYRKEDSVSFSLYGDGAANQGQLFEALNISALWKLPAILVCENNHYGMGTAEWRAAKSPSYYKRGDYVPGLKVDGMDVLAVKQACKFAKEHAIANGPIVLEMDTYRYHGHSMSDPGSTYRTRDEISGVRQERDPIERVRKLLLAHDLATPAELKDMEKEIRKEVDAAIAKAKESPMPDASELFTNVYVKGFGVESFGADRKELRATLP; encoded by the exons ATGGCCGCGGCcatgctcctccgccgcctcccggCCGCGCGGCCCCCGCTCATGGCGGCGACGCGCGCGATCTCCGACTCCACGGCGCCGCTCACCATCGAGACCTCGATGCCCTTCACGGCCCACATCGTCGACCCGCCCTCCCGCGACGTCGCCACCACCCCCGCCGAGCTCGTCGCCTTCTTCCACGACATGTCCCTCATGCGCCGCATGGAGATCGCCGCCGACTCGCTCTACAAGGCCAAGCTCATCCGCGGATTCTGCCACCTCTACGACGGCCAGGAGGCCGTCTGCGCCGGCATGGAGGCCGCCATCACCCGCAAGGACTCCATCATCACAGCCTACCGCGACCACTGCATCTTCCTCTCCCGCGGCGGCGACCTCGTCACCGCCTTCGCCGAGCTCATGGGCCGCCAGGTCGGGTGCTCCCGCGGCAAGGGCGGATCCATGCATTTTTACAAGAAGGACGCAAACTTCTACGGGGGCCACGGGATCGTCGGCGCCCAGGTGCCCCTCGGCTGCGGGCTCGCCTTCGCGCAGAAGTACAGGAAGGAGGACAGCGTCTCCTTCTCCCTCTATGGCGACGGCGCCGCGAACCAGGGCCAGCTCTTTGAGGCGCTCAACATCTCGGCCCTCTGGAAGCTGCCCGCCATACTGGTCTGCGAGAACAACCATT ACGGGATGGGAACGGCTGAGTGGAGGGCGGCGAAGAGCCCTTCCTACTACAAGCGTGGTGACTATGTGCCTGGATTGAAG GTCGACGGAATGGATGTTCTTGCTGTGAAGCAGGCATGCAAATTTGCGAAGGAGCATGCCATTGCAAATGGCCCAATT GTTCTTGAAATGGACACGTATAGGTACCACGGCCACTCTATGTCAGATCCAGGAAGCACTTACCGCACCAGGGATGAGATCTCGGGTGTACGACAG GAGCGTGATCCAATTGAAAGGGTTAGAAAGTTGCTCTTGGCTCATGACCTAGCAACCCCTGCTGAGCTCAAG GACATGGAGAAAGAAATTAGGAAAGAAGTCGACGCTGCCATTGCTAAAGCCAAG GAAAGTCCTATGCCTGATGCTTCTGAGCTCTTTACAAATGTCTATGTCAAGGGTTTTGGCGTTGAG TCATTTGGCGCAGACAGAAAGGAGTTGAGAGCTACACTCCCATAG